The Castor canadensis chromosome 8, mCasCan1.hap1v2, whole genome shotgun sequence genome contains a region encoding:
- the Scaf11 gene encoding protein SCAF11 isoform X4 — protein MSVIGEDPCYGLEMIPRNSSNNKVGGKKNAAIKIDKPRRSYQCTSHCFRNFFSNMFSSSSHTGDSSFTCRAYCTEFIEVNEISTLIRQKRQELELSWFPGTLPGIGRVGFMPWNIETEVLPLISCVLPRTIFPSTMSLENLGTCKGYALTHTQEGDEKKQTSSTSNTRGSRRKPATTPTRRSTRNTRTETVSQSQKSPVPNNSGCDAPGNSNPSISVSSPAEAEKQRRQAPKRKSVRRGKKTPLVKKKLRRSVPLPDKTSSSDSVEEEVTECGTSLIVEKEQQSDVESSNICSVQTNVENQLANCLKSCREQVEENEEHTKNHDIEEKVESLYSESYIQDTPVLVQEEEIQKLENTGIEAKVLCVESEISKDIFEKESDSLENQDQVSMSSESEVNGVTCSDHPPNDFISGSVSKTEVYPPISTSLGEVSKNTESVVNEEKIGEEKIADNLTVEIIDHKDSTVKTEDTVKSPILESSEGEVKQTVDKISIESSEIQLLGHVETENAEIITACDTSESGNFCPVQDSEDNLLNTQLDKSLEEKMESLAEHSKSTELLTTQNEQIEKHFSEDNNEAIPMECDSLCSDQNESEIESSTNADAKQLNENSVTQNSESKVSSDPTNEKAETESQPSESPVDTKDKAKKPRTRKSRFHSPSTTWSPNKDTAQEKKRSQSPSPKREAGKESKKSRSPSPKKESARGRRKSRSQSPKKDMARERRHSQSRSPKRDSTREGKRSESLSPRRDTSRENQRSQSRVKDSSSREKSRSRSKERENDRDGQRRDRDRERRTRRWSRSRSRSPSRSRTKSKSSSFGRNERDSYSPRWKERWTNDGWRCPRGNERYRRNDPDKQNENNRKEKNDINPDTDDSNSTDKPKSDCPSWVTEKINSGPDPRTRNPEKLKESHWEENRNENSGNSWNKNFGSGWVSNRGRGNRGRGTYRGNFAHTDQNENRWQNRKPLSGNSNSAGNDPLKFAEQQPYRRKSEQEFSFDTPADRSGWTSASSWAVRKTLPEDVQNYYSRRGRNSSGPQSGWMRQEEETTEQDSNLKDQTNQQIDGSQLPVNMMQPQMNVIQQQMSAQHQPVNIYPYPMGVHAPMMNIQRSPFNIHPQLPLHLHTGVPLMQVAAPTTVTQGLPSPPPPPPPSQQVNYIASQPDGKQLQGIPNASHVSNNMSAPVLPAPTAAPGNMGTVQGPSSGNTSSSSHSKASNAAVKLAESKVSVTVEASADSSKTDKKLQIQEKAAQEVKLAIKPFYQNKDITKEEYKEIVRKAVDKVCHSKSGEVNSTKVANLVKAYVDKYKYSRKGSQKKTLDEPVSTEKNIG, from the exons GAAACTCTTCAAACAATAAagtgggaggaaagaaaaatgcagCAATAAAGATAGATAAG CCTCGAAGATCATATCAGTGTACAAGTCATTGCTTCAGAAACTTTTTCTCcaatatgttttcttctagtagtcaCACTGGAGACTCTTCTTTTACCTGTAGAGCTTATTG TACAGAATTTATAGAAGTCAATGAAATCAGCACATTGATTAGGCAGAAGAGACAGGAATTGGAATTGTCATGGTTTCCTGGTACATTACCTGGAATTGGAAG agtTGGTTTTATGCCTTGGAATATTGAAACAGAAGTCCTCCCTCTCATTTCTTGTGTGTTGCCAAGAACTATTTTTCCAAGTACCATGTCATTAGAAAATTTGG GTACTTGCAAAGGATATGCATTAACACACACCCAAGAAGGAGACGAAAAAAAGCAAACTTCTAGTACATCAAATACTAGAGGATCAAGGCGAAAACCTGCAACAACGCCTACAAGGAGATCTACACGTAATACGAGAACTGAGACAGTCAGTCAGTCTCagaaatccccagtaccaaataaTTCTGGGTGTGATGCCCCAGGTAATAGTAATCCTTCCATAAGTGTTTCCTCTCCAGCTGAGGCAGAAAAGCAAAGAAGACAGGCTCCAAAACGCAAGTCTgtaaggagagggaaaaaaacacCTTTAGTAAAAAAGAAACTTCGGAGATCTGTACCTCTTCCTGACAAAACGTCTTCTAGTGATTCAGTAGAGGAAGAAGTAACAGAATGTGGCACGTCACTGATAGTGGAGAAGGAGCAACAATCGGATGTAGAAAGCAGTAACATTTGTTCTGTGCAAACAAATGTAGAAAATCAGTTGGCTAATTGCTTGAAAAGTTGCAGAGAACAAGTAGAAGAAAATGAGGAGCATACCAAGAATCATGATATAGAAGAAAAAGTAGAATCTTTGTATTCAGAATCTTATATTCAAGACACTCCTGTGCTTGTACAGGAAGAGGAAATTCAAAAACTTGAGAATACAGGTATAGAGGCCAAAGTTTTGTGTGTAGAAAGTGAGATTTCTaaagatatttttgaaaaagagagtGATTCACTGGAAAATCAAGACCAGGTATCTATGTCTTCAGAATCAGAGGTAAATGGAGTTACATGTTCAGATCATCCTCCAAATGATTTTATTTCAGGTTCAGTATCTAAAACTGAAGTATACCCACCAATATCTACTTCTCTAGGTGAGGTATCTAAGAATACAGAATCAGTggttaatgaagaaaaaataggTGAAGAAAAAATAGCGGACAATCTGACTGTAGAAATCATTGATCATAAAGATTCTACAGTAAAAACAGAAGATACTGTAAAAAGCCCTATATTAGAATCTTCTGAAGGTGAAGTTAAACAAACAGTAGACAAAATATCTATTGAGAGCTCAGAAATTCAGTTGCTGGGACATGTTGAAACTGAAAATGCAGAAATAATTACAGCGTGTGATACTTCAGAAAGTGGAAATTTCTGTCCTGTTCAAGACTCTGAAGATAATTTATTAAACACCCAGTTGGACAAATCTTTAGAAGAAAAGATGGAGTCTCTGGCTGAACATTCCAAATCTACAGAGTTGCTTACCACACaaaatgagcagattgagaagcaTTTTAGTGAGGACAATAATGAAGCAATACCTATGGAGTGTGATTCATTGTGCAGTGACCAAAATGAGTCTGAAATCGAATCATCCACAAATGCTGATGCTAAGCAATTGAATGAAAATTCTGTGACACAGAATTCTGAAAGTAAGGTATCTTCTGATCCTACAAATGAAAAGGCTGAAACTGAATCTCAACCATCTGAAAGCCCAGTAGATACAAAAGATAAAGCCAAAAAGCCTCGTACTCGAAAATCTAGATTTCATTCTCCATCTACAACGTGGTCTCCCAACAAAGACACTGCCCAAGAAAAGAAGCGGTCTCAATCTCCATCCCCCAAAAGAGAAGctggaaaagaaagcaagaagtcTCGATCACCATCTCCTAAGAAAGAATCTGCTAGAGGACGGAGAAAATCTCGTTCTCAGTCCCCAAAAAAGGATATGGCAAGAGAAAGGAGGCACTCTCAGTCTCGGTCTCCAAAAAGAGATAGTACTAGGGAAGGCAAAAGATCTGAATCACTGTCCCCAAGAAGAGATACTTCTAGAGAGAACCAAAGATCTCAGTCAAGAGTGAAAGATTCTTCCTCAAGAGAAAAATCTAGGTCCCggagcaaagaaagagaaaatgatcgAGATGGTCAGAGAAGAGATCGAGATAGAGAAAGGAGAACCAGAAGGTGGTCCAGATCTCGTTCTAGATCACCATCAAGGTCGAGAACAAAAAGTAAGAGTTCATCATTTGGTAGAAATGAAAGAGATAGTTACTCTCCCCGGTGGAAGGAAAGATGGACAAATGATGGTTGGAGGTGTCCACGAGGAAATGAGCGGTACagaagaaatgacccagacaAGCAGAAcgaaaataatagaaaagaaaaaaatgacatcaatCCAGATACTGATGATTCAAATTCTACCGACAAGCCTAAAAGTGACTGCCCCAGTTGGGTAACCGAAAAAATTAATTCTGGGCCTGATCCAAGGACCAGAAATCCAGAAAAGTTAAAAGAGTCCCACTGGGaggaaaacagaaatgagaaTTCAGGAAATTCTTGGAATAAAAACTTTGGTTCGGGTTGGGTATCTAACCGGGGTAGAGGTAACCGAGGCAGAGGCACTTACAGAGGTAATTTTGCCCATACAGATCAGAATGAAAATAGGTGGCAGAACCGAAAACCCCTCTCAGGTAATTCAAATAGTGCAGGGAATGATCCTCTTAAGTTTGCGGAGCAGCAACCCTATAGGCGGAAAAGTGAGCAAGAGTTCTCTTTTGATACACCAGCAGATAGATCAGGGTGGACATCTGCTTCTAGTTGGGCTGTGAGAAAGACTTTGCCAGAAGATGTGCAAAACTATTACTCTCGGCGAGGGAGGAATTCTTCAGGTCCACAGTCTGGGTGGATGAGACAAGAAGAGGAAACAACTGAACAGG attCTAATCTAAAAGACCAAACAAATCAACAAATTGATGGTTCTCAGCTACCTGTAAATATGATGCAACCACAAATGAACGTAATTCAGCAACAAATGAGTGCGCAACACCAGCCAGTGAATATCTACCCATATCCAATGGGTGTTCATGCCCCTATGATGAACATCCAACGCAGTCCATTTAATATTCATCCTCAGCTACCCTTGCATCTCCACACAGGAGTGCCTCTCATGCAGGTGGCTGCTCCTACCACTGTTACTCAGGGACTACCatcacctcctcccccacccccaccatcccAACAAGTTAACTACATTGCTTCACAACCAGATGGAAAGCAGTTGCAG GGTATTCCTAATGCTTCTCATGTGAGTAATAACATGAGTGCACCAGTCTTGCCTGCTCCAACAGCAGCCCCAGGAAACATGGGAACAGTTCAGGGACCAAGTTCTGGTAATACTTCGTCATCAAGTCACAGCAAAGCCTCTAATGCTGCTGTAAAATTGGCAGAAAGCAAAGTAAGTGTTACAGTGGAAGCCAGCGCAGATAGCTCGAAGACAGACAAG AAATTACAAATTCAAGAAAAAGCAGCACAGGAGGTGAAGTTGGCTATTAAGccattttatcaaaataaagatATCACGAAGGAAGAGTATAAAGAGATTGTACGGAAAGCAGTAGATAAA gTTTGTCACAGTAAGAGTGGAGAAGTAAATTCTACTAAAGTGGCAAATCTGGTTAAAGCCTATGTAGACAAATACAAATATTCACGGAAGGGAAGCCAAAAGAAAACTCTGGACGAACCTGTGTCTACTGAAAAAAACATAGGCTGA